A single Acidobacteriota bacterium DNA region contains:
- the accC gene encoding acetyl-CoA carboxylase biotin carboxylase subunit → MFKKILVANRGEIALRVICACKELNIPTVAVYSEADRHSLHVRFADEALCIGPASSSESYLNIPSIISAAEVANVDAIHPGYGYLAESDHFAEVCETCEIKFIGPPPKVIRMMGDKARAREAMQEAGLPIIPGSGILAEKEDALKALDEVGLPLIIKAAAGGGGRGMRIVREKGQLLEALETARSEAKAAFGNSDVYLERYLDNPRHIEFQVLADSHGNTIHLGERECSIQRRHQKLIEESPSPVVSQEERDKLGGQICQAVAEIGYENAGTMEFLRDQKGRFYFIEMNTRVQVEHPVTEMVTGVDIVKEQIEVAAGKKLETRQDQVTLSGNAIECRINAEHPRTFAPSPGRITAYHPPGGPGVRVDSLAYADYVVTPHYDSMIAKLIAHGANRKEALQRISRALDMFVLEGIESTLDLHRRIVRNERFRSGDFGTSFLQDTDLG, encoded by the coding sequence ATGTTCAAGAAGATTTTGGTGGCCAACCGCGGGGAGATCGCACTGCGCGTGATCTGCGCCTGCAAGGAACTCAACATCCCCACCGTGGCCGTCTACTCCGAGGCCGACCGCCATTCGCTGCACGTGCGCTTCGCAGACGAAGCTCTTTGCATCGGACCCGCCTCCAGCTCTGAGAGCTATCTAAATATCCCCTCCATCATCTCGGCCGCCGAGGTGGCCAACGTCGACGCCATCCATCCCGGATACGGATACCTGGCCGAGAGCGATCATTTTGCCGAGGTCTGCGAGACCTGCGAGATCAAGTTCATCGGCCCCCCTCCTAAAGTCATCCGCATGATGGGCGACAAGGCCCGGGCCCGCGAGGCCATGCAAGAGGCGGGCTTGCCCATCATCCCCGGCAGCGGAATCCTGGCCGAGAAGGAAGATGCCCTCAAGGCCCTCGACGAGGTGGGGCTGCCGCTGATCATCAAGGCCGCCGCCGGAGGCGGAGGCCGGGGCATGCGCATCGTGCGCGAGAAAGGCCAATTGCTGGAAGCGCTGGAAACGGCCCGCTCAGAGGCCAAGGCCGCCTTCGGCAACTCCGACGTCTACCTGGAGCGCTACCTGGACAATCCCCGCCACATCGAGTTCCAGGTCCTGGCCGACTCCCACGGCAACACCATCCACCTGGGCGAACGCGAGTGCTCCATCCAGCGCCGTCACCAGAAGCTGATCGAGGAATCTCCCAGCCCGGTAGTCAGCCAGGAGGAGCGCGACAAGCTGGGAGGGCAGATCTGCCAGGCGGTCGCCGAGATCGGATACGAGAACGCCGGAACCATGGAGTTTTTGCGCGACCAGAAGGGCCGCTTCTACTTCATCGAAATGAATACCCGGGTGCAGGTCGAGCACCCGGTCACCGAAATGGTGACGGGCGTCGACATCGTCAAGGAGCAGATCGAGGTCGCGGCCGGCAAGAAGCTCGAGACCCGGCAAGACCAGGTGACCCTTTCGGGAAACGCCATCGAGTGCCGCATCAACGCCGAACACCCACGAACTTTCGCCCCCAGCCCGGGACGCATCACCGCCTACCATCCGCCCGGAGGTCCGGGAGTACGCGTCGACTCGCTGGCTTACGCCGATTACGTGGTGACCCCCCACTACGATTCCATGATCGCCAAGCTGATCGCCCACGGCGCCAACCGCAAAGAAGCTTTGCAGCGCATCAGCCGGGCCCTCGACATGTTCGTGCTGGAGGGCATCGAGTCCACCCTCGACCTGCACCGCAGGATCGTCCGCAACGAACGCTTCCGCTCCGGCGACTTCGGCACCTCTTTCCTGCAAGACACCGACCTGGGCTGA
- the accB gene encoding acetyl-CoA carboxylase biotin carboxyl carrier protein has protein sequence MDTNEIKELIKLIEQSAIEEFEMERDGVRIRVRKSLGMAAQPQSPAPSAAPQAAAPQPEEAAEPEKDESIHIFTSPIIGTFYRAPKPDADPFVEENDKVKEGTVLCIVEAMKIMNQIECDVSGVIEKVLVDNGQPVEYGEPLFEIRLT, from the coding sequence ATGGACACCAACGAGATCAAAGAGCTGATTAAGCTCATCGAGCAATCGGCAATCGAAGAGTTCGAGATGGAACGCGACGGCGTGCGCATCCGCGTCCGCAAGTCGTTGGGAATGGCTGCCCAGCCGCAGTCCCCTGCCCCATCAGCGGCTCCTCAGGCGGCGGCGCCCCAGCCGGAGGAAGCCGCCGAGCCGGAAAAGGACGAGTCGATCCACATCTTCACTTCGCCCATCATCGGCACGTTTTACCGCGCACCCAAGCCCGACGCCGATCCCTTCGTGGAGGAGAATGACAAAGTCAAAGAGGGCACCGTACTCTGTATCGTCGAAGCCATGAAGATCATGAACCAGATCGAGTGCGATGTAAGCGGCGTCATCGAGAAAGTCCTGGTCGACAACGGTCAGCCTGTCGAATACGGGGAACCGTTGTTTGAAATTCGCCTGACCTAG
- a CDS encoding aminopeptidase P family protein — protein MRLQRFQQLLHKRELDGFLISRLSNLQYLFGFRGSAGMALCLNGEAHLLVDSRYLEQAGQSAHDCRPRLADPSYQAALKALLEELQQESTLRIGIEEEEMSCAWLRQMESWKLPFEFCPGPDLAGRLRRCKEPEEVERIEEALRRAQDAYHQVLPRLQPGMAEIEMAGEVERAMRRHGAQGFAFETIVAGGPRSALPHASASDRIWQEGEVLLIDFGLRRDGYHSDLTRVLLPQGDGEEAHVAAIVRRAAAKAAQRIAPGVKASQVDAAAREHIEAAGYGRFFGHGLGHGLGLDVHESPRVSKTSDEVLEAGMVFTVEPGIYLPGRFGVRIEDVVVVTPEGYRYLSDPHR, from the coding sequence ATGCGCTTGCAACGCTTTCAGCAACTTCTTCACAAACGCGAACTGGACGGCTTCCTCATCAGCCGTCTCTCGAACCTGCAATACCTGTTCGGATTTCGGGGCAGCGCCGGAATGGCGTTGTGTCTGAACGGAGAGGCCCACCTGCTGGTCGACTCCCGCTACCTGGAGCAAGCCGGCCAGAGCGCCCACGACTGTCGTCCCCGCCTGGCTGATCCGTCCTACCAGGCCGCCCTCAAGGCCCTTCTGGAAGAACTGCAGCAAGAGAGCACGCTGCGCATCGGCATCGAGGAAGAAGAGATGAGCTGCGCCTGGCTGCGCCAGATGGAATCCTGGAAGTTGCCTTTCGAGTTTTGTCCCGGTCCCGACCTGGCGGGCCGTCTGCGCCGCTGCAAGGAGCCGGAAGAGGTTGAACGGATTGAGGAGGCTCTGCGCAGGGCTCAGGACGCCTACCATCAGGTGCTGCCGAGACTGCAGCCGGGAATGGCCGAGATCGAAATGGCCGGCGAAGTCGAGCGGGCCATGCGCCGCCACGGCGCTCAAGGGTTCGCCTTCGAGACCATCGTGGCCGGCGGCCCCCGCTCGGCCCTGCCCCATGCCTCGGCCAGCGACCGCATCTGGCAAGAAGGGGAGGTGTTGCTCATCGACTTCGGGCTGCGCCGCGACGGCTACCACTCCGACCTGACCCGGGTGCTGCTTCCCCAAGGAGACGGGGAGGAGGCCCACGTGGCCGCCATCGTCCGCCGGGCCGCCGCCAAAGCCGCCCAGCGGATCGCTCCCGGAGTCAAGGCCAGCCAGGTGGACGCAGCGGCCCGGGAGCACATCGAGGCCGCCGGCTATGGCCGCTTCTTCGGCCACGGACTGGGTCACGGCCTGGGGCTGGACGTGCACGAAAGCCCGCGTGTTTCCAAGACCAGCGACGAGGTGCTGGAAGCGGGCATGGTCTTTACGGTCGAGCCGGGCATCTATTTGCCGGGACGCTTCGGCGTCCGCATCGAGGATGTCGTGGTGGTGACCCCAGAAGGCTACCGCTACCTCTCCGATCCCCACCGCTGA
- the pilQ gene encoding type IV pilus secretin PilQ: MKNFKPHFLIILLTAVALSLAPAGSAAAYPAGENSEAAPALARMAAPQESGSYQGAPITMKVVNIPLVDFFRIISEVSGLNVLIDPDVGGRVTLNMEAVPWDQLFEAVLRSNQLERSVEGNLVRISTKATLQKEEESKLAMKRANFLAADTRTDLYHLDYAVAANIASTLEEQLSDRGRIDVDSRTNTLIITDVVGSIQRLETLIERLDIPEMQVEIEARIVEATTNFARELGSAFDIQFGNFGTRNRGTGTSSALLDDPVGTATFSTGTLLDTFRLDAFISAAEMRGDARILSKPRVSAQNNAEAVITQGAKIPIPVTENFTTRVRFEEAALKLTVTPQITQEGTVLLNLRVENDVPDFSQTVLGIPTILTSQAETLVLVADGGTTVIGGIFTETDREDIRKVPGLGSVPVLGNLFKSKSLERETREILFFITVRIK, translated from the coding sequence ATGAAGAACTTTAAACCCCATTTTCTCATCATCCTATTGACGGCGGTCGCCCTGAGCTTGGCTCCGGCGGGCTCGGCCGCGGCCTACCCGGCCGGAGAGAATTCCGAAGCGGCGCCCGCCCTGGCGCGCATGGCCGCGCCTCAGGAGAGCGGCTCCTACCAGGGGGCGCCCATCACCATGAAGGTGGTCAACATTCCCTTGGTGGACTTCTTCCGCATCATCTCGGAGGTGAGCGGCTTGAACGTGCTCATCGACCCCGACGTGGGAGGGCGCGTCACCCTCAACATGGAGGCGGTGCCCTGGGATCAGCTCTTCGAGGCCGTGCTGCGCAGCAATCAACTGGAGCGCTCGGTGGAAGGAAACCTGGTGCGCATCTCCACCAAAGCGACCCTGCAGAAGGAAGAAGAGTCCAAACTGGCCATGAAGCGGGCCAACTTCCTGGCCGCAGACACCCGCACCGACCTCTATCACCTCGATTACGCAGTGGCCGCCAACATCGCCTCCACCCTGGAAGAGCAGTTGAGCGACCGCGGACGCATCGACGTCGACTCGCGCACCAACACCCTGATCATCACCGACGTGGTGGGGAGCATCCAACGGCTGGAGACGCTGATCGAGCGCCTCGACATCCCCGAGATGCAGGTCGAGATCGAGGCCCGCATCGTGGAGGCCACCACCAACTTCGCCCGCGAACTGGGCTCCGCATTCGACATCCAGTTCGGCAACTTCGGCACCCGAAACCGGGGCACAGGCACCTCAAGCGCGCTGCTGGACGATCCGGTCGGGACGGCGACCTTCTCGACAGGGACCCTGCTCGACACCTTTCGTCTCGACGCTTTCATCTCGGCCGCCGAGATGCGAGGCGACGCCCGTATCCTCTCCAAGCCGCGAGTGAGCGCCCAGAACAACGCCGAGGCCGTCATTACTCAGGGTGCCAAGATCCCCATCCCGGTGACTGAGAACTTCACGACCCGCGTACGTTTTGAAGAAGCGGCCCTGAAGCTCACCGTGACACCGCAGATCACTCAAGAAGGTACGGTGCTGCTCAACCTGCGGGTGGAAAACGACGTCCCTGATTTTTCTCAGACCGTCTTGGGCATCCCCACCATCCTCACCAGCCAGGCCGAGACCCTGGTCCTGGTGGCCGACGGGGGTACCACGGTCATCGGCGGCATCTTTACCGAGACCGACCGCGAAGACATCCGCAAAGTTCCCGGACTGGGTTCGGTCCCCGTCCTGGGCAACCTCTTCAAGTCCAAGTCGCTGGAGAGGGAGACGCGCGAGATTCTCTTCTTCATTACGGTCCGCATCAAGTAG
- a CDS encoding pilus assembly protein PilP, whose amino-acid sequence MTPSKREAFPTLACRLMGRWPLLCAFLVLLGALPAWASAQEQADPVPRQEMPLYDSKGRRDPFISLRALRQDTAADLLEPPPLTQRPPGLPGLLVDEVTVVGIVAGIDQPIALLRGIDDFTYFARPGDKLYDGHVLEINGERVTFRRVVEDARKNKHVSRVTKRLNSQDIQVVEEQGGNPDEEL is encoded by the coding sequence ATGACTCCTAGCAAGCGAGAAGCATTCCCTACCCTGGCTTGCCGGCTCATGGGCCGCTGGCCTTTGCTGTGCGCCTTCCTGGTGCTGCTGGGCGCCCTGCCCGCCTGGGCGTCCGCTCAGGAGCAGGCCGACCCGGTGCCGCGCCAGGAGATGCCGCTCTATGACAGCAAAGGACGGCGCGATCCCTTCATCAGCCTGAGAGCCCTGCGCCAAGACACCGCGGCCGACCTGCTCGAGCCTCCGCCTTTGACCCAACGGCCTCCCGGACTGCCCGGGCTGCTGGTCGACGAAGTGACCGTGGTAGGCATCGTGGCCGGAATCGACCAGCCCATTGCGCTGCTGCGCGGGATCGACGACTTCACCTACTTTGCCCGCCCGGGTGACAAGCTCTACGACGGCCACGTGCTGGAGATCAATGGAGAGCGCGTCACCTTTCGGCGCGTGGTGGAGGACGCCCGCAAGAACAAGCATGTCTCGAGAGTAACCAAACGCCTCAACAGCCAAGATATCCAAGTGGTGGAAGAACAAGGGGGCAACCCAGATGAAGAACTTTAA
- the pilO gene encoding type 4a pilus biogenesis protein PilO — MASDSSNVRQMVLLIVLALGVCVVIYIYGISPLQSRQATLESEIEQLEAEVMRARAVKAQLPQLQEQIRQQEEKLASLRRVLPTAKETAEVVRRVQELAVESKLHLRSFTPQDTVQRDFYEDWPILLSMEGNFDTLGVFLERIGRFQRIVNVERLSIKPLDADQRTPTRTISATCTATTYVFQEASDDS; from the coding sequence ATGGCCAGCGATTCTTCCAACGTTCGTCAGATGGTGCTGCTGATCGTCCTGGCTCTGGGCGTCTGCGTAGTCATCTACATTTACGGCATCTCGCCGTTGCAAAGCAGGCAGGCCACGCTGGAAAGCGAAATCGAGCAGCTCGAAGCCGAGGTCATGCGGGCCCGCGCGGTCAAGGCTCAGCTTCCTCAATTGCAGGAGCAAATCCGCCAGCAGGAGGAAAAGCTGGCCTCCCTGCGACGGGTGCTGCCGACCGCAAAAGAGACCGCCGAAGTGGTGCGCCGGGTTCAGGAACTGGCCGTCGAGTCCAAACTCCACCTGCGCAGCTTCACGCCCCAGGACACGGTGCAGCGCGATTTCTACGAAGACTGGCCGATTCTGCTCTCGATGGAGGGCAATTTCGACACCCTGGGCGTCTTTTTGGAGCGCATCGGGCGCTTCCAGCGCATCGTCAACGTCGAGAGGCTCTCCATCAAGCCGCTGGACGCCGACCAGCGAACGCCCACCCGCACCATTTCCGCTACCTGCACGGCGACTACTTATGTCTTCCAGGAGGCTTCCGATGACTCCTAG
- a CDS encoding PilN domain-containing protein, whose amino-acid sequence MIKVNLLREPGAGKKRRRTGSPVSSTNLIALAAAAVLLIAVFLWYYLLSSSVGELSVQAADLRAERDSLAQVTAQLQAAQEQKRRLDERVELIERLRDNQRGPVDLMNHVLDSLPTDPTLWLTSLAQQEGTVAIEGRAFDVPSIAGFIAELDDGSVFREVELEYWEDQQDSIKFKLNCRSKE is encoded by the coding sequence ATGATCAAAGTCAATCTATTGAGGGAGCCCGGGGCGGGCAAGAAGCGCCGCCGCACAGGGAGTCCCGTCAGCAGCACCAATCTGATCGCTTTGGCCGCGGCAGCGGTGCTGTTGATCGCAGTCTTCCTGTGGTACTACCTGCTCAGTTCGTCAGTGGGCGAACTGAGCGTCCAGGCCGCCGACCTGCGGGCCGAGCGTGACAGCCTGGCCCAGGTGACGGCACAGTTGCAGGCCGCCCAGGAACAAAAGCGGCGTCTGGACGAGCGGGTGGAGCTGATCGAGCGCTTGCGCGACAACCAACGCGGTCCCGTCGATCTTATGAATCACGTGCTCGACTCCCTGCCAACCGATCCCACGCTGTGGCTGACCAGCCTCGCCCAGCAGGAAGGCACGGTGGCCATCGAGGGCCGCGCCTTCGATGTTCCCTCCATCGCCGGATTCATCGCCGAACTCGACGACGGTTCGGTCTTCCGGGAAGTCGAATTGGAGTACTGGGAAGATCAGCAGGACAGCATCAAGTTCAAACTCAACTGCCGGAGCAAGGAGTAG
- the pilM gene encoding type IV pilus assembly protein PilM: MGWKDILGSKSKSLVGVDIGTSAIKVVELRSGGAKGKYELKSIGARRIPGDSIVDGVIIAKLPVAEAIDTLFQELGIKNSSIATSIAGHSVIVKKITVPAQTREELDDSIQWEAEQYIPFDISEVNVDYQIVRKLPDANKIEVILVAAKREKITDHTSVLSMAGKNASVVDTDAFALHNVYDLNYNPQEATVAAVLDIGATVMNINIQRGREFLYTRDINFGGNQYTEFLQRELNVSIEEAEEMKQAESYPEDYAEKVPEILRSVSENLAQQAQTTFDYFKSANQSDEIEEIYIAGGASRTEGLRDYLEERFQVPVQFLDPFKKVAKVKQDIPPEYLNGMASDFAIAVGLALRTANDR; the protein is encoded by the coding sequence ATGGGCTGGAAGGACATTCTCGGCTCCAAGTCGAAATCCTTGGTGGGCGTCGACATCGGCACCTCGGCTATCAAGGTCGTGGAACTGAGGTCCGGCGGCGCCAAGGGGAAATACGAACTGAAGTCGATCGGGGCCCGGCGCATTCCCGGCGACTCGATCGTCGACGGGGTCATCATCGCCAAACTGCCGGTGGCCGAGGCCATCGACACGCTCTTCCAAGAGCTCGGCATCAAGAACAGCAGCATCGCCACCTCCATCGCCGGCCACTCCGTGATCGTCAAGAAGATCACCGTACCGGCCCAGACCCGCGAAGAGTTGGACGACTCCATTCAATGGGAAGCCGAGCAGTACATTCCCTTCGACATCTCGGAGGTCAATGTCGACTACCAGATCGTGCGCAAGCTGCCCGACGCCAACAAAATAGAGGTCATCTTGGTGGCGGCCAAGCGGGAGAAGATCACTGATCACACCAGCGTCCTATCCATGGCCGGCAAGAACGCCTCGGTGGTCGACACCGACGCCTTCGCGCTGCACAACGTCTACGACCTCAACTACAACCCTCAGGAAGCCACGGTGGCCGCCGTGCTCGATATCGGAGCCACGGTCATGAACATCAACATTCAGAGGGGCAGAGAATTCCTCTACACCCGCGACATCAACTTCGGGGGCAATCAGTACACCGAGTTCCTGCAGCGCGAACTCAACGTCTCCATCGAAGAGGCCGAGGAAATGAAGCAGGCCGAGTCCTACCCCGAGGACTACGCCGAAAAGGTGCCCGAGATCCTGCGTTCGGTTTCCGAGAACCTGGCCCAGCAGGCCCAGACCACCTTCGACTACTTCAAGTCGGCCAATCAGTCGGACGAAATCGAGGAGATCTATATCGCGGGAGGGGCCAGCCGCACCGAGGGCTTGCGCGACTACTTGGAAGAGCGCTTTCAGGTGCCGGTTCAGTTCTTGGACCCCTTCAAGAAGGTGGCCAAGGTTAAACAAGACATCCCGCCAGAGTATTTAAACGGCATGGCTTCAGACTTCGCCATCGCCGTGGGCCTGGCCCTGCGAACGGCGAATGACCGATGA
- the rplM gene encoding 50S ribosomal protein L13 produces the protein MKTYLPKADAIERTWYVVDAEDQVLGRLASRVAHVLTGKSKPEYTDFLDTGDFVIVVNAGKVRLTGNKWNDKVYYSHSGRPGGLREMTAKEMLAKHPERLIHLAVKGMLPKNKLASRMLKKLKVYSEGEHPHQAQQPRELPV, from the coding sequence ATGAAGACATACTTGCCGAAAGCGGACGCCATTGAACGGACCTGGTACGTGGTCGATGCCGAGGATCAGGTGCTGGGGCGTCTGGCCAGCCGTGTGGCCCACGTCCTGACGGGCAAGTCCAAGCCCGAGTACACGGATTTCCTGGATACAGGAGATTTCGTCATAGTGGTCAACGCCGGCAAGGTGCGTTTGACCGGCAACAAGTGGAACGACAAGGTCTACTACTCGCACAGCGGCCGCCCGGGAGGCTTGCGTGAAATGACGGCCAAAGAGATGCTGGCCAAGCATCCCGAGCGTCTCATTCATCTGGCCGTCAAAGGCATGCTGCCCAAGAACAAGTTGGCCAGCCGCATGCTCAAGAAGCTGAAGGTCTACAGCGAGGGCGAGCACCCCCACCAGGCCCAGCAGCCGCGGGAATTGCCGGTCTAA
- the rpsI gene encoding 30S ribosomal protein S9: MEEKIQYYGTGKRKSATARCFLMPGSGQFVVNKRECQEYFCNKAQQQVVMEPLKLTETNDKFDVYINVGGGGYSAQADAVRLGISRALQQFDYDLRGPLKKAGFLTRDPRIKERKKYGQPGARKRFQFSKR; this comes from the coding sequence GTGGAGGAGAAGATTCAGTATTACGGCACCGGGAAACGCAAGAGCGCCACGGCGCGCTGCTTTCTGATGCCGGGTTCCGGCCAGTTCGTGGTCAACAAGCGGGAGTGTCAGGAATACTTCTGCAACAAGGCGCAGCAGCAGGTCGTGATGGAGCCCCTGAAACTGACCGAAACCAACGACAAGTTCGACGTCTACATCAACGTCGGCGGCGGCGGCTATTCGGCTCAGGCCGACGCGGTGCGGTTGGGTATTTCGAGGGCTTTGCAGCAGTTCGACTACGATCTGCGCGGACCTCTCAAGAAGGCCGGGTTTCTGACCCGCGACCCGCGCATCAAAGAGCGCAAGAAGTATGGACAGCCCGGAGCCCGTAAGCGGTTCCAGTTTTCAAAGAGATAA
- the tsf gene encoding translation elongation factor Ts — protein MAISAAQVKKLRDQTGAGMMECKKALQEADGDIEKAVKVLRERGLAAAEKKASRSTEEGVIGQYIHAGGKLGVLVEVNCETDFVARTDEFQDLVKDIAMHIAASNPRVVRRDQVTQEDLDKEREIYRNQAAASGKPPEVVDKIVEGKMRKFYSEVCLYEQPFVKDPESTVEDFIKSKIATIKENISVSRFARFKVGEE, from the coding sequence ATGGCAATAAGTGCGGCTCAGGTCAAGAAACTACGCGATCAGACCGGCGCGGGCATGATGGAGTGCAAGAAAGCGCTTCAGGAGGCCGACGGCGATATCGAGAAGGCCGTCAAGGTTCTTCGCGAGCGAGGTCTCGCGGCGGCGGAAAAGAAGGCGTCGCGCAGCACCGAAGAAGGTGTCATCGGGCAGTACATCCACGCCGGCGGCAAGCTGGGCGTGCTGGTGGAAGTCAACTGCGAGACCGATTTCGTGGCTCGGACCGACGAGTTTCAGGACTTGGTCAAGGACATCGCCATGCACATCGCGGCCTCCAATCCGCGGGTGGTCAGGCGCGACCAAGTGACCCAGGAGGACTTGGACAAAGAACGCGAAATCTACCGCAACCAGGCCGCCGCATCCGGCAAGCCGCCTGAGGTGGTGGACAAGATCGTGGAAGGCAAGATGCGGAAGTTCTACTCGGAGGTCTGCCTCTATGAGCAGCCCTTCGTCAAGGATCCCGAGAGCACGGTGGAGGACTTCATCAAATCGAAGATCGCCACCATCAAGGAGAACATCTCCGTCAGCCGCTTCGCGCGCTTCAAGGTAGGCGAAGAGTAA
- the pyrH gene encoding UMP kinase, with protein sequence MKKPRFKRVLIKLSGEALMGTNNFGVDSEIARAVARQIKEIHQLGTEIAIVVGGGNIIRGVSASEMGFDRATGDYMGMLATVINALALQNALEKIGIFTRVLSAIDMQEVAEPFIRRRAIRHLEKKRVVILAAGTGNPYFSTDTAAALRAMEILADVILKATKVDGVYDSDPHLNKDAKLFETLTYFQVLEMGLKVMDTTAISLCMDHKMPIIVFNLYKEGNIRDAVMGEEVGTIIKA encoded by the coding sequence TTGAAGAAACCACGCTTTAAGAGAGTACTCATCAAGCTCAGCGGCGAAGCCTTGATGGGGACCAACAATTTCGGAGTCGATTCCGAAATCGCGCGAGCGGTGGCCCGCCAGATCAAGGAGATCCATCAACTGGGGACCGAGATCGCCATCGTGGTGGGCGGGGGAAACATCATCCGCGGCGTGTCCGCGTCGGAGATGGGGTTCGATCGAGCCACCGGCGACTACATGGGCATGCTGGCCACCGTCATCAATGCCCTGGCTCTTCAGAACGCCCTGGAAAAGATCGGCATCTTTACCCGCGTCCTCAGCGCCATCGACATGCAGGAGGTGGCCGAGCCCTTCATCCGCCGCCGGGCCATCCGCCACCTGGAGAAAAAGAGGGTGGTCATCCTGGCCGCCGGCACCGGCAATCCCTACTTCTCCACCGATACCGCGGCAGCCCTCAGGGCCATGGAGATCCTGGCCGACGTCATCCTCAAGGCCACCAAAGTGGACGGAGTCTACGACTCCGATCCCCACTTGAACAAGGATGCTAAACTGTTTGAAACCCTGACTTATTTTCAAGTTCTGGAAATGGGCTTGAAGGTCATGGATACGACGGCCATCTCTTTGTGCATGGATCACAAGATGCCGATCATCGTCTTCAACCTCTACAAGGAGGGCAACATCCGGGACGCCGTCATGGGCGAGGAAGTTGGAACCATCATCAAGGCCTAG
- the frr gene encoding ribosome recycling factor, with the protein MKKTIEDLQRELASIRTGRASVHVLDQIQVEYYGTPTPLNQMATLHAPEPQLLTVQPWDASQIGAIEKAILTSDLGLNPSNDGKIIRIPIPSLTQERRQELARQIGRIAEEHRTAIRNIRRDCNDKLKKALKDKEISEDEEHYGFDEVQKVTDEFIGQINERAEAKEKEILEV; encoded by the coding sequence ATGAAGAAGACCATTGAGGATCTGCAGCGCGAGTTGGCCAGTATCCGTACGGGACGCGCCTCGGTTCATGTTCTCGACCAGATCCAGGTCGAATACTACGGAACGCCGACTCCCTTGAACCAGATGGCGACTCTGCACGCGCCCGAGCCCCAGTTGCTCACCGTCCAGCCCTGGGACGCCTCGCAGATCGGGGCCATCGAGAAGGCCATCCTGACCTCGGACTTGGGGCTCAACCCCTCCAACGACGGGAAGATCATCCGCATCCCCATCCCTTCTCTCACCCAGGAGCGGCGGCAGGAGCTGGCCCGTCAGATCGGCCGCATCGCCGAGGAGCACCGCACCGCCATCCGGAATATCCGCCGCGACTGCAACGACAAGCTCAAAAAGGCCCTCAAAGACAAGGAGATCTCGGAGGACGAAGAGCACTACGGTTTTGACGAGGTGCAGAAGGTGACCGACGAGTTCATCGGACAGATCAACGAGCGCGCCGAGGCCAAGGAGAAGGAGATCCTGGAGGTCTGA
- the lepB gene encoding signal peptidase I produces the protein MSEWNKDQEGLERRTRDEESSRPADRPRQVAVESDSPAPFFAEPSSSAAEAPAAPQGASPSAALKELRSWMRDIFFAALAAILIVIFVVQPVKVEGTSMEPRLEDQERIFVNKFVYHFADIDRGDIVVFWYPRDPAKSFIKRVVGLPGEVMEIRSGVVYINGDRLSEPYVPPSFFDYTSYPPETVPEDHFFVLGDHRNSSNDSRNWGAVPRDHIFGKAVFRYWPVSKLGLIE, from the coding sequence ATGTCGGAGTGGAATAAGGACCAGGAAGGGCTTGAACGACGCACCCGCGATGAGGAATCCTCGCGGCCGGCTGATCGGCCCCGGCAAGTGGCGGTCGAAAGCGATTCGCCTGCTCCTTTCTTTGCCGAGCCCTCATCCTCGGCGGCGGAGGCTCCGGCGGCGCCTCAAGGCGCTTCCCCTTCTGCGGCTCTGAAGGAACTCCGCAGTTGGATGCGCGACATCTTCTTCGCCGCTCTGGCCGCCATCCTCATCGTCATCTTCGTGGTTCAGCCGGTCAAGGTGGAAGGCACCAGCATGGAGCCGCGCCTGGAAGACCAGGAACGCATCTTCGTCAACAAGTTCGTCTATCATTTCGCCGACATCGACCGCGGCGACATCGTGGTCTTCTGGTATCCCCGCGATCCCGCCAAGAGCTTCATCAAGCGGGTTGTGGGCTTGCCGGGGGAAGTGATGGAAATCCGTTCGGGAGTGGTCTACATCAACGGCGACCGCCTGAGCGAACCCTATGTGCCGCCCTCTTTTTTCGACTACACCTCCTACCCTCCGGAGACGGTTCCCGAGGATCATTTCTTCGTGCTGGGCGATCACCGCAACTCCAGCAACGACTCCCGCAACTGGGGCGCCGTGCCGCGGGACCACATCTTCGGCAAGGCCGTCTTCCGCTACTGGCCGGTCAGCAAACTGGGCTTGATCGAGTAG